A genome region from Drosophila simulans strain w501 chromosome 2R, Prin_Dsim_3.1, whole genome shotgun sequence includes the following:
- the LOC6734622 gene encoding putative mediator of RNA polymerase II transcription subunit 12: protein MRTLPFLLALALLAFGVASSSSSTTSTTTSVKPKTANPKAESDKPTKQPSPSASPSPSSKATNTSTTRQSKALKPGENRGKRTLYDFGNAGYLYPEVASRRAGYVDNAASYYPQTGYYNGQSAVAQYPGSFGPAYAQYPQYLEAPEPIIEIIIKDANETLAEEPAQPIVTKKKKKKEKVHVFYVNYKKDQNNKLHLESPIASLNNDDNEEEEEEEEEVIQYPVTPLPPVKSTTLRTIIHPDSEKYHSNSGIHVSFGAENKHQTGHILEEHDAESIQRQVVALPPSVSSKSEGSYVSNTRADYGRENNFGSRPGPISNLLFGSNYQQSGINYQQQQQQLPMQHSNNYFRPPSALVGPPPNYPKPAPQQQVQQPHRPSITQQQLPSTSSQTIFNKLVQQSQFYINHNQQYPQQQHHQQQHQQQHQQQHQYQQQHQHQPATQQHQHHQAPQQHQQQAPQQQQYQKPPHKQVQVPFFPTIPPKSVTPAPYQPVKFRPTPAPVAPAKPLPLPVKLDNANYQQQQQQHYQPQQQQKLPHQQQSYQFVRQPQFVQQPQFVVRSPTPPPEYYSQQKQQAQQQHHQSALNYFDIKPSKETELLKSIPKFEQHITETVQNPIAAAQQPQQQYHQQQVQQQQQFGYSSTRNEVIHDVPAPNLGPTAQQHISGHYITAGSSGVQQSQFGSFPSAAPTQPPVYAESTHGQKVMVVTPVPPSSNYVTYSQYSQTANEPVVHINAQSAALQAQASTNFAQQPRQPASSLISAPSTDNSPFSVSTYHSDVFKELEQRNQKDKKVPQQVQQQAQQIAAAPASAPAPAPTSTPATAPNGKASQTLLQLPDEVPDDLRQQLFSSGILNNADISILDYDKQGDIALENLPAEHLQHFYGAGGGAQIAETNKVLTVVKPNGDKVALSEKQLDRVKQTNSLPQKQDLDVKVVRYDAAQGQSVSDKYVRTDATVVTPVDLAERQQYNRYLPLKINGAQFPIPDSEELLGKRIVSVVVLAPVEAQNPGQAAGEARSADGKEVKFLGGEIIKTLVKKPTKENFKRWLEKESRTDLELQSVVLLVAKSTDPSAEQEIFMYDIGSGSINRLNGELSSTFVNVAEENASSEDLEHAATLDHSSLESMMHLRRR from the exons ATGAGAACCCTGCCATTTTTG TTGGCGCTGGCGCTCTTGGCCTTTGGAGTtgcctcatcatcatcctccaCCACCAGCACTACCACATCGGTGAAGCCAAAAACTGCTAATCCAAAGGCTGAGTCCGATAAACCCACCAAGCAGCCATCGCCATccgcatcgccatcgccatcttcCAAGGCCACAAACACCTCCACCACCCGGCAATCTAAGGCCTTAAAGCCGGGCGAGAATCGTGGAAAGAGAACGCTCTATGACTTTGGAAATGCGGGTTATCTGTATCCGGAAGTGGCATCCCGGAGGGCTGGCTACGTGGACAACGCAGCGAGCTATTATCCCCAAACTGGTTACTACAATGGACAGAGTGCAGTTG CTCAATATCCCGGAAGCTTTGGACCCGCCTATGCTCAATATCCTCAGTATTTGGAGGCTCCAGAGCCCATCATCGAGATCATCATCAAGGATGCCAATGAAACATTAGCGGAAGAGCCCGCCCAGCCGATTGTgaccaagaagaagaagaagaaggagaaggtGCACGTGTTCTATGTGAACTACAAGAAGGATCAGAACAACAAGTTGCATCTGGAGTCGCCGATTGCTTCGCTGaacaacgacgacaacgaggaggaagaagaagaggaggaagaggTCATCCAGTATCCGGTTACGCCCCTGCCCCCGGTAAAATCCACCACCCTGCGTACTATTATCCACCCGGACTCGGAGAAATACCACAGTAACTCCGGTATTCATGTGTCGTTCGGAGCGGAGAACAAGCACCAGACCGGTCACATTCTGGAAGAGCATGATGCCGAGAGCATTCAGCGCCAAGTGGTGGCACTGCCGCCTTCGGTGTCTTCGAAATCGGAGGGCAGCTATGTGAGCAATACCCGAGCGGATTACGGACGAGAGAACAACTTTGGATCCCGGCCAGGACCTATTTCCAATTTGCTCTTTGGCAGCAACTACCAACAGTCGGGTATCAActaccaacagcaacaacagcaactgcccATGCagcacagcaacaactacTTCAGGCCGCCATCGGCTCTGGTGGGTCCTCCCCCTAACTACCCGAAACCAGCGCCCCAGCAACAGGTGCAGCAGCCCCATCGCCCCAGCATCACCCAGCAGCAATTGCCCTCCACTTCCTCCCAGACCATTTTCAACAAGCTGGTGCAACAGTCGCAGTTCTACATCAACCACAATCAGCAGTacccacagcagcaacatcaccagcagcagcaccagcagcagcaccaacaacagcatcagtatcaacagcagcatcagcatcagccggcaacgcagcagcatcaacatcaCCAGGCAccacagcagcatcagcagcaggccccgcagcaacaacagtatCAGAAACCTCCGCATAAGCAGGTCCAGGTGCCATTCTTTCCAACCATTCCGCCAAAGAGCGTGACCCCTGCTCCCTACCAGCCTGTCAAGTTCCGCCCCACACCAGCACCTGTTGCCCCGGCCAAACCCCTACCTCTGCCCGTCAAACTGGACAATGCGAActaccaacagcagcagcagcaacactatcagccgcagcagcaacagaaattGCCGCATCAACAGCAATCTTATCAGTTCGTTCGACAACCCCAATTtgtgcagcagccacagttTGTGGTGCGCTCACCCACTCCACCCCCAGAATACTACTcccagcagaagcagcaggcgcagcagcaacatcatcagaGTGCTCTGAACTATTTTGACATCAAGCCATCAAAGGAGACGGAGCTGCTTAAGTCCATTCCCAAGTTCGAGCAACACATCACAGAGACCGTACAGAATCCAATTGCTGCCGcacagcagccacagcagcaatatcatcagcagcaggtgcagcaacaacagcagtttGGATATAGCAGCACGAGGAATGAGGTGATCCACGATGTACCTGCTCCCAACTTGGGACCCACGGCTCAGCAGCACATCTCTGGGCACTATATAACGGCGGGATCATCTGGTGTCCAGCAATCGCAGTTCGGCAGCTTTCCCAGTGCAGCCCCAACGCAGCCTCCCGTCTACGCAGAGTCCACTCATGGCCAGAAAGTAATGGTAGTGACTCCAGTACCCCCATCCTCCAACTATGTGACCTATAGCCAGTACTCCCAGACCGCTAATGAGCCTGTGGTCCACATTAATGCTCAGTCTGCGGCTCTGCAGGCTCAGGCCAGCACCAACTTCGCCCAACAGCCCAGGCAGCCCGCCTCATCGCTGATCAGTGCTCCATCCACGGATAATTCGCCCTTCAGTGTATCCACCTACCACTCGGACGTGttcaaggagctggagcagcgcaACCAGAAGGATAAGAAGGTGCCACAGCAGGTGCAGCAACAGGCTCAGCAAATTGCTGCAGCACcggcttctgctcctgctcccgctcctaCTTCCACTCCTGCCACTGCTCCGAATGGCAAGGCCTCGCAGACTCTACTCCAATTGCCCGACGAAGTGCCAGATGATCTCCGCCAGCAACTTTTCTCCTCTGGTATCTTGAACAATGCCGATATTTCAATATTGGACTATGACAAGCAGGGGGATATTGCCCTGGAGAACCTGCCCGCCGAGCATCTGCAGCACTTCTATGGAGCCGGTGGTGGTGCCCAGATTGCCGAGACCAACAAGGTTTTGACCGTGGTCAAGCCCAATGGTGATAAGGTGGCCCTCAGCGAGAAGCAGCTGGATCGCGTAAAGCAGACGAACTCACTGCCCCAGAAACAGGATCTCGATGTAAAGGTGGTGCGCTATGATGCCGCTCAGGGTCAGAGTGTGAGCGATAAGTATGTGCGCACCGATGCCACCGTGGTGACCCCGGTGGATTTGGCCGAACGGCAACAGTACAACCGCTACCTCCCTCTGAAGATTAACGGAGCACAGTTCCCGATTCCCGACAGCGAGGAGCTTCTAGGCAAGCGCATTGTCAGCGTGGTTGTCCTGGCTCCCGTGGAGGCCCAAAATCCTGGACAGGCGGCTGGTGAGGCGCGGAGCGCCGATGGCAAAGAGGTCAAGTTCCTGGGCGGTGAGATCATCAAGACGCTGGTGAAGAAACCTACTAAAGAGAACTTCAAGCGCTGGCTGGAGAAGGAATCGCGTACGGATTTGGAACTGCAGTCCGTCGTGCTGCTAGTGGCAAA ATCCACAGATCCATCCGCTGAGCAGGAGATCTTTATGTACGACATTGGATCGGGCAGCATAAACCGCCTGAACGGGGAGCTATCCAGCACGTTTGTAAACGTGGCCGAGGAGAACGCAAGCAGCGAGGATCTGGAGCACGCCGCCACATTGGACCACAGTTCGCTGGAGTCCATGATGCATCTGCGCCGCAGATAG
- the LOC6734623 gene encoding uncharacterized protein LOC6734623 → MALGWSVIILGCIGQLSAQILNYTQPRDLELLEGRLLRVLSRLNLEEEYNTLLVYGKECVFHSLLRKLEIPAVTVLSGSTDYDWSFSTATLVLSCGSDAENEENSYTLLKLQRTRRLIYLDDNSEPESVCMRYSLKEQHNIAMVKSNFDQSDIFYSCRLFQTPNYVEGHFFKDQPIYIENFQNMRGATIRTVPDILVPRTIVYRDEKSGETKMLGYLAHMINTYAQKLNAKLQFIDTEKLGVKKPSVLDIMNWVKEDIVDIGTTLASSLQFKNMDSVWYPYLLTGYCLMVPVPAKMPYNLVYSMIVDPLVLSIIFVMLCLFSVLIIYTQQLSWKNLTLANILLNDKSLRGLLGQSFPFPANPSKHLKLIIFVLCFASVMITTMYEAYLQSYFTQPPSEPYIRSFQDIGNSSLKMAISRMEVNVLTSLNNSHFREISEDHLLIFDDLSEYLVLRDSFNTSFIFPVSVDRWNGYEEQQKLFAEPAFYLATNLCFNQFMLFSPPLRRYLPHRHLFDDHMMRQHEFGLVTFWKSQSFIEMVRLGLASMEDLSKKTNVGVSLLLDDISWILKLYLGAMFISSFCFLLEIFRCVERCKRLWRCKW, encoded by the coding sequence ATGGCTCTTGGATGGTCAGTTATTATTCTTGGCTGCATTGGACAGTTGAGCGCACAGATACTTAATTATACCCAGCCCAGAGATCTGGAATTGTTGGAAGGTAGACTACTTCGAGTACTCTCGAGACTAAATCTAGAGGAAGAGTACAATACCTTGTTGGTCTACGGAAAGGAGTGCGTGTTTCATTCGTTACTGAGAAAACTAGAGATACCCGCAGTCACTGTACTATCAGGAAGTACCGATTATGATTGGAGCTTTAGTACAGCAACACTAGTATTAAGCTGTGGATCTGATGCGGAAAATGAAGAGAACTCGTACACCCTACTGAAGTTGCAGAGGACCAGACGTCTGATTTATCTAGATGATAATAGTGAGCCCGAATCTGTTTGTATGAGATACTCGTTGAAGGAGCAGCACAACATTGCCATGGTTAAGTCGAACTTCGATCAATCGGATATCTTCTACTCCTGTCGCCTCTTTCAGACACCAAACTATGTAGAAGGACACTTTTTCAAGGACCAACCTATCTACATTGAGAACTTTCAGAATATGCGTGGTGCTACTATAAGAACGGTGCCAGATATTCTGGTGCCCCGAACCATCGTTTATCGAGACGAAAAGTCTGGTGAGACTAAGATGTTGGGCTACCTGGCACACATGATAAATACCTATGCCCAGAAACTGAATGCCAAACTGCAGTTCATAGACACAGAGAAGTTGGGGGTCAAGAAGCCCAGCGTCCTGGATATAATGAACTGGGTGAAGGAGGATATTGTGGACATTGGCACGACACTGGCCAGTTCCTTGCAGTTTAAGAATATGGATTCCGTCTGGTATCCTTACCTACTGACCGGTTACTGTCTAATGGTACCAGTTCCTGCCAAGATGCCCTACAATCTAGTGTATTCGATGATAGTGGATCCTCTGGTTCTGAGCATCATCTTCGTCATGTTGTGTCTCTTCTCCGTTCTGATAATCTACACCCAACAGTTGTCCTGGAAGAACCTCACCCTGGCCAACATCCTGCTGAACGATAAGAGCCTACGCGGCCTTTTGGGCCAATCGTTTCCATTTCCGGCGAATCCAAGCAAGCATCTCAAGCTGATCATCTTTGTTCTGTGCTTCGCCAGCGTTATGATCACCACCATGTATGAGGCCTACTTGCAGTCGTATTTCACTCAGCCTCCATCCGAGCCATATATTCGATCCTTTCAAGACATTGGAAACTCTTCGCTTAAAATGGCAATTAGCAGGATGGAAGTGAATGTCCTCACCTCCCTGAACAACTCACATTTTCGAGAAATAAGTGAAGATCATCTGCTGATCTTCGACGACCTTTCCGAATATCTAGTCCTGCGCGACTCCTTCAACACAAGTTTTATATTTCCGGTATCTGTGGATAGATGGAATGGCTACGAAGAGCAGCAAAAGCTATTCGCTGAGCCCGCTTTTTACCTGGCCACCAATCTCTGTTTTAATCAGTTTATGTTGTTCAGTCCCCCGTTGCGACGCTACTTGCCCCATCGGCACCTTTTCGATGACCACATGATGCGGCAGCATGAGTTTGGCCTGGTGACTTTCTGGAAGAGTCAAAGCTTCATCGAAATGGTCAGACTTGGCCTGGCATCCATGGAGGACCTTAGTAAGAAGACAAATGTTGGGGTAAGCCTCCTGCTCGACGATATCTCATGGATACTTAAACTTTATCTGGGAGCTATGTTTATAAgcagtttttgctttttactgGAGATATTTCGTTGCGTAGAGAGATGCAAACGGTTATGGAGGTGTAAATGGTAA
- the LOC27209173 gene encoding uncharacterized protein LOC27209173 yields MTWMVIILCFLGYIAAHIADISVQNQSLMDNELLHLLLKLRKEEFYDTLLVYGKDCEFHSLIRNVDVAVVLVSDSMNFDWNFSSLTLILSCGPDIENGGPYSTSLKLQRNRRLVLLKEDFQPSNICNIYTQKEQYNIALVRENLHNSNVIYTCRYFQDPNVDEVNLSGMKPIFIEQFQNMKGKAIRIVPDLLPPRVMVYQDAKDGELKMIGYVANLITNFAQKVNATLQLDFLKPSASITEISRMAKDDELDMGITLEASLYTANLETASYPYLLTSYCLMVQIPEKLPYNLVYALIVDPLVLGIIFVLFLLLSVLLIYSQKMSWQDLSLANILLNDKSLRGLLGQSFPFPLNASKKLRLIFTIICFASMMLTTMYEAYLQSFFTDPPSEPHIRSFKDIGKLRHKTIITEIEANVLIRTNNTQFLEIPKKHLCIYEDWRDWLAMRDTFNLTYNYLVTEDRWSSYAEQQKLFKKPLFYYSNDLCFSRMIFLSIPLRRHLPYRHLFDEHMMRQQEFGLVNYWKSHSFFDMVRLGLTPLKDLSQPKMYNPSLLMEDISWIMKLYLVAISLSVFCFTSEIGWVKWKRWRDSRI; encoded by the coding sequence ATGACATGGATGGTCATTATACTCTGCTTCCTGGGATATATTGCAGCCCACATAGCGGACATTTCCGTTCAAAACCAGAGCCTCATGGATAACGAGTTACTTCACCTTCTTCTAAAACTGCGAAAGGAGGAGTTTTACGATACATTGCTTGTCTATGGAAAGGATTGTGAATTTCATTCCCTGATTAGAAATGTAGATGTTGCCGTAGTGCTGGTGTCGGATAGCATGAATTTTGATTGGAATTTCAGCAGCCTTACTCTGATACTCAGTTGTGGACCTGACATAGAAAATGGAGGACCTTATAGTACTTCCCTAAAGCTGCAACGGAACAGGAGACTAGTTTTATTAAAAGAAGATTTTCAACCAAgtaatatttgtaatatatacacacaaaagGAGCAGTATAACATAGCCTTGGTGAGAGAAAACCTTCACAATTCAAATGTTATATACACATGTCGCTATTTCCAAGATCCTAACGTGGACGAAGTAAATTTATCAGGGATGAAGCCAATCTTTATAgaacaattccaaaatatgAAAGGAAAAGCAATAAGAATTGTGCCAGATCTCTTACCACCTCGAGTCATGGTGTACCAGGATGCAAAAGATGGTGAACTGAAGATGATTGGCTATGTGGCAAACTTAATCACTAACTTTGCACAAAAAGTGAACGCCACCTTGCAGCTAGACTTTCTGAAGCCTTCAGCGAGCATCACAGAGATATCAAGAATGGCTAAGGACGATGAGCTTGATATGGGCATTACCTTAGAGGCCTCTTTATATACAGCAAATCTTGAGACGGCGAGCTATCCTTACCTTTTGACATCTTACTGCCTTATGGTTCAGATTCCAGAAAAGTTGCCGTACAATCTAGTTTATGCCCTGATTGTGGATCCTCTCGTCCTGGGAATAATCTTTGTGTTGTTCCTCCTGCTATCTGTCCTGCTAATATATAGCCAGAAAATGTCATGGCAGGACCTGAGCTTGGCCAACATATTACTTAATGATAAGAGCCTGCGAGGTCTCCTGGGCCAATCCTTTCCCTTTCCTCTGAATGCAAGCAAAAAACTGAGGCTGATATTTACCATTATATGCTTTGCAAGCATGATGCTTACCACGATGTACGAAGCCTATCTGCAATCTTTTTTCACGGATCCCCCATCTGAACCGCACATTCGCTCCTTTAAGGACATTGGTAAGCTTCGTCATAAGACTATCATCACCGAAATTGAGGCAAACGTGCTGATTAGGACTAACAATACACAATTTCTGGAAATTCCAAAGAAACACCTATGTATCTATGAGGATTGGAGAGATTGGCTTGCGATGCGTGATACCTTCAACCTTACCTATAACTATTTGGTCACTGAAGACCGTTGGAGCTCCTATGCAGAACAGCAGAAGCTCTTCAAGAAGCCATTGTTCTACTACTCGAATGATCTCTGCTTTTCGCGCATGATATTCTTGTCAATTCCCCTACGTAGGCACCTTCCTTATCGTCATCTCTTCGATGAGCACATGATGCGACAGCAGGAGTTCGGATTAGTGAACTACTGGAAGAGCCACAGCTTCTTCGATATGGTTAGACTTGGTTTAACGCCTCTCAAGGACCTTAGTCAGCCAAAGATGTACAATCCAAGCCTTCTAATGGAGGACATCTCTTGGATAATGAAACTATATCTCGTCGCCATATCGCTTAGTGTTTTCTGCTTTACGTCGGAAATAGGATGGGTAAAGTGGAAACGCTGGCGGGATTCGAGAATTTAA